Proteins from one Thermosipho atlanticus DSM 15807 genomic window:
- a CDS encoding ABC transporter permease subunit — MVVKRRNFLTHFILIVLIILILFPIVWVVSTSLRRDNAAFSTKLFSSRLSIQNYKDLLFPEQNVLRLLKDIESITTNSSPYTEKTYDALIAKFNKDIERLKNYSIETRSLIEKSDEKYEAIQQFIMDNSDELVSNLVNNAKLMKEKSKETVPQERELYIAINVLLKESKVKERDIKKYFDMNKVESYYKEWESLYSDLINNIEKKKESIKSLEAQINSLKKSLDVYQREYTRISGIIKESIFPRFLSFEDTLIVALDILNNFDNSVKALVTETNEMEEFEKIRNYLQELATLKFTDEFSEFSKKIQKLNNLADEILEKWKNYPGKSTSRYADFLSTIRLFNLKASKQLKESVGLLVNFSGIVDKYVELSNLLESVNMELVKSKSELSELTAEYDSKLKELQPAEKYVFSVILSDKIDSFINKVKKYKLPKDINKAYLAIRILRTNLNNYLSYVDDDTERKELRSYLRSMDWVETYKNFKKRYETFSKDMKAFLDEFDKHVSNIEEIGPNAIRSAKNGLKIRISALAQLFPKIQSDYPARIGSNLSLSSKGSTDLIDLLPLKGANSELKIIDQSLFRIDQIWKEKTEHHLIRWIINSVIVAGLVAIITTLVNALAAYPFSRMRFRGRRYGIMSLLLIQMFPAIMYMVALYGFLSFLGRYIPVLGLNTLGGLIFVYLGGIAFNMYLIKGFYDTIPSSLEEAAMIDGATRWQTFWRIVLPLASPILAVVVILSFMGTFNEFVLARIILQDVEKYTYAVGLWTFSTGPYETEWGLFSAAALIGMAPMVILFLSMQKYLVGGLTKGSVKG; from the coding sequence ATGGTTGTAAAAAGAAGAAATTTTTTGACACATTTTATTTTAATTGTCTTAATTATATTAATACTTTTTCCTATAGTTTGGGTTGTCTCTACCTCACTTAGACGAGATAACGCTGCTTTTTCAACCAAATTATTTTCTTCTAGACTAAGTATACAAAATTATAAAGATTTACTATTTCCTGAACAAAACGTTTTAAGACTGCTTAAAGACATAGAATCAATTACGACTAATTCATCACCATATACGGAAAAAACTTACGATGCCCTCATTGCAAAATTTAACAAAGATATTGAGAGGTTAAAAAATTATTCAATAGAAACTAGATCATTGATTGAGAAGTCAGATGAAAAATATGAAGCTATACAACAATTTATTATGGACAACTCTGATGAATTAGTTTCAAATTTGGTAAATAATGCAAAACTTATGAAAGAAAAATCCAAAGAAACAGTTCCTCAAGAAAGAGAGTTGTATATTGCGATAAATGTTCTTTTGAAAGAATCTAAAGTAAAAGAAAGAGATATAAAAAAGTATTTTGATATGAATAAGGTTGAGTCATACTATAAAGAATGGGAAAGTTTATACTCCGATTTAATCAATAATATAGAGAAGAAAAAAGAAAGTATAAAAAGTTTAGAGGCTCAAATTAATTCATTGAAAAAAAGCTTAGATGTTTATCAAAGAGAATATACTAGAATTTCAGGAATTATTAAGGAATCTATTTTTCCAAGATTTTTAAGTTTTGAGGATACATTGATTGTAGCATTGGATATTTTAAACAATTTTGATAATTCTGTGAAAGCGTTAGTAACCGAAACAAATGAAATGGAAGAATTTGAAAAAATTAGAAATTATCTGCAAGAATTGGCAACACTAAAATTTACTGATGAGTTTTCTGAATTTTCTAAAAAAATACAGAAATTAAATAATCTTGCAGATGAAATTTTAGAAAAGTGGAAAAATTATCCTGGGAAATCGACAAGTAGATATGCAGATTTCTTATCTACTATAAGGCTTTTTAATTTAAAAGCTTCAAAACAGTTAAAGGAAAGCGTTGGATTGTTGGTTAATTTTTCTGGAATAGTTGATAAGTATGTTGAGCTTTCAAACTTACTTGAGTCAGTAAATATGGAATTGGTAAAGAGTAAATCTGAATTGTCTGAATTAACAGCTGAATATGATTCAAAATTAAAGGAACTTCAACCTGCTGAAAAATATGTTTTTAGCGTAATATTGAGTGATAAAATTGATTCATTTATTAATAAAGTGAAAAAATATAAACTTCCTAAGGATATAAACAAGGCTTATCTTGCGATAAGAATTTTAAGAACAAATTTAAATAATTATCTATCTTATGTAGATGATGACACTGAGCGAAAGGAATTAAGGTCCTATCTAAGAAGCATGGATTGGGTAGAAACGTATAAAAATTTCAAAAAAAGATATGAGACGTTTTCAAAAGATATGAAAGCTTTTTTGGATGAATTTGATAAACATGTTAGTAATATAGAGGAAATAGGGCCTAACGCAATTCGGTCTGCAAAAAACGGTTTAAAGATTCGAATATCAGCACTTGCACAATTATTTCCAAAAATTCAGTCAGATTATCCTGCAAGAATAGGTTCAAATTTAAGTTTATCTTCAAAGGGTTCCACAGATTTAATTGATTTGTTACCTCTTAAAGGAGCAAATTCAGAGTTAAAGATAATAGATCAAAGTTTGTTTAGAATTGATCAAATTTGGAAAGAGAAAACGGAACATCATTTAATTAGGTGGATTATAAACAGTGTAATTGTAGCAGGTCTTGTTGCAATTATTACTACTTTAGTTAACGCACTGGCAGCCTATCCATTTAGTAGAATGAGATTTAGAGGTAGAAGATATGGTATAATGTCATTACTTCTTATCCAGATGTTCCCAGCAATTATGTATATGGTTGCATTATATGGATTTTTGAGTTTCTTGGGAAGATATATTCCGGTTCTTGGTTTGAATACACTTGGAGGTTTGATATTTGTATATTTAGGTGGTATAGCATTTAATATGTATTTAATTAAAGGTTTTTATGACACAATTCCAAGTTCTCTTGAAGAAGCTGCGATGATTGATGGAGCAACTCGATGGCAAACATTCTGGAGAATTGTTCTTCCGCTTGCTTCACCAATATTGGCTGTGGTTGTAATCTTGTCTTTTATGGGCACGTTTAATGAATTTGTGTTAGCTAGAATCATTTTGCAAGATGTTGAAAAATATACTTATGCTGTTGGGCTTTGGACTTTTTCAACTGGTCCGTACGAGACAGAGTGGGGATTATTCTCAGCTGCAGCATTAATAGGGATGGCGCCAATGGTTATCTTGTTCCTTTCAATGCAAAAATATCTTGTTGGTGGCTTAACAAAAGGATCGGTAAAGGGTTAA
- a CDS encoding ABC transporter permease subunit, with protein sequence MKKFWKLMGWLSLALFNAFSIWGALFLFQKGFYELSVTFFVLIVLIDYFIFNKNSYPFRYMIPAIILLFILVLYPIAFTIKTAFTNYGTGHIMTRQEVVDRLLTDPVFTYIPENSKEYNYEVFVRFDGINPTEDFKLLVISQDGKEYIMGDIKSIRVQSGKMLLGEAELKDIEGFDLIRENGRIMAILENGKTYNYFYSPDDKDTAINETFFKSHIGFPLLSKVEIVDKEGNRLSMRFSEDGTLRLKTIRHLYRLALAEVIENGRNVVKTVLVNDMTNKPLLEENGTFYDFDKNGEKVPIMGYISYVGPENFIQIFTNPTISGPFLKIFLWNFTYAALSVLFTFVIGLVFALVLNNNTLGGRSVYRTLLIIPWAIPAFISVLIWKNGFFNETYGIINKFILNGLLNKESIQWMTNPFWAKVAVLIVNTWLGFPYMMTVSLGALQSIPDELYEAASIDGASKSQRFWKITFPLLMTTVAPLLVGSFAFNFNNFVNIYLLTGGGPAIPNTSTPAGATDILISYTYKLAFEAGRGQDFGFASAISILIFFIVAGISFVNFRISGSFEEVNR encoded by the coding sequence ATGAAAAAATTTTGGAAATTGATGGGTTGGCTTTCACTTGCTTTGTTTAACGCTTTTTCTATTTGGGGAGCGTTGTTTTTATTTCAAAAAGGATTTTATGAATTATCGGTCACATTTTTTGTATTAATAGTATTGATTGATTATTTTATCTTTAATAAAAATTCATATCCTTTTAGATATATGATTCCTGCGATTATTTTGTTGTTTATATTGGTTTTATATCCAATTGCTTTTACGATAAAAACTGCATTTACAAATTATGGAACTGGACATATAATGACTCGACAGGAAGTTGTAGATAGACTTTTGACTGATCCTGTGTTTACGTACATTCCTGAAAATTCCAAAGAATATAACTATGAAGTATTTGTAAGATTTGATGGGATCAATCCCACGGAAGATTTCAAATTATTGGTAATTTCTCAAGATGGAAAAGAATATATAATGGGTGATATAAAGAGTATAAGAGTTCAATCGGGAAAAATGTTGCTTGGGGAAGCAGAATTGAAAGATATTGAAGGATTTGACTTAATTAGAGAAAACGGGAGAATAATGGCCATCTTAGAGAATGGCAAAACATACAATTATTTTTATTCTCCAGATGATAAAGATACAGCAATTAATGAGACGTTTTTTAAATCTCATATAGGATTTCCTTTACTAAGTAAGGTTGAAATTGTTGACAAAGAAGGAAACAGGTTATCAATGAGATTTAGTGAAGATGGGACTTTACGATTGAAAACTATTCGACATTTATATAGACTGGCATTAGCGGAAGTAATAGAAAATGGAAGAAATGTTGTGAAAACTGTTTTGGTAAATGATATGACAAATAAGCCTTTATTGGAAGAGAATGGAACCTTTTATGATTTTGATAAAAATGGTGAGAAAGTACCGATAATGGGTTACATTTCTTACGTTGGTCCAGAAAATTTTATTCAAATTTTTACCAACCCAACTATCTCAGGTCCATTTTTGAAAATATTTTTATGGAATTTCACATATGCTGCTCTAAGTGTGTTATTTACGTTTGTAATAGGGTTAGTTTTCGCATTAGTGTTGAACAACAATACTCTTGGAGGAAGATCTGTATATAGAACATTATTAATTATTCCCTGGGCTATTCCTGCATTTATTTCGGTGCTCATATGGAAAAATGGATTTTTCAATGAGACATATGGAATAATTAACAAATTCATTTTAAACGGATTGTTAAACAAAGAATCAATTCAATGGATGACAAATCCGTTTTGGGCTAAAGTAGCTGTTTTAATAGTTAATACTTGGCTTGGTTTTCCATACATGATGACTGTTAGTTTGGGAGCTCTTCAAAGTATACCTGATGAATTATACGAAGCGGCGTCAATTGATGGTGCCTCAAAGTCGCAAAGATTTTGGAAAATTACTTTTCCACTTTTAATGACTACAGTTGCTCCACTTTTAGTTGGTAGTTTTGCATTTAATTTCAATAACTTTGTAAATATTTATCTTTTAACAGGAGGAGGCCCGGCTATACCGAATACATCTACACCTGCTGGTGCAACTGATATTTTGATATCTTATACATACAAACTTGCATTTGAAGCGGGTAGGGGACAAGATTTTGGTTTTGCAAGTGCTATTTCAATTTTAATATTCTTTATTGTGGCAGGAATAAGCTTTGTAAACTTTAGAATTTCAGGTTCTTTTGAAGAGGTGAATAGATAA
- a CDS encoding sugar ABC transporter substrate-binding protein, producing the protein MKKWLVTILLMVVIISAFAVKITIWTSEAQAPILTKLGDEFKSIYGIDVEVVQVNFGDIKSKFLTAAPAGEGADIIVGAHDWVGELVANGLLEPIPVLPEKDQYLPTPLKAFTFNGKLYGIPYAFDGPALVYNKDYVEEPPKTFDELIELAKQIQDEYEGEVRGFVYDFKNFYFSSFAIFGYGGYVFGEKDGKVNVKDIGLANEGAIKGLSLIKKLVDEGILESGDNYNVMDGLFKDGQAAMIINGPWAVPGWREAGIDFGVAPIPQLEPGVNPKPFFGAQGFMVNAKSPNKLYAIEFLTKFIATKDVMYRIYLADPRVPSRKDLLPLVDDVTKAFAEFLGNYGLPMPNVPEMAGVWGAMGDAISKALDQGIPVEQALKEAVDTILAGIK; encoded by the coding sequence ATGAAAAAGTGGCTTGTTACCATTTTATTAATGGTAGTTATTATTAGTGCTTTTGCTGTAAAAATCACTATTTGGACTTCTGAAGCCCAAGCTCCTATTCTTACAAAATTAGGTGATGAGTTCAAGTCAATATACGGTATTGATGTAGAAGTTGTACAAGTTAATTTTGGTGATATAAAATCAAAATTTTTAACAGCTGCTCCAGCGGGTGAGGGTGCAGACATTATTGTCGGAGCTCACGACTGGGTTGGTGAACTTGTAGCAAATGGACTTCTTGAACCAATTCCTGTACTTCCTGAAAAAGATCAATACTTGCCAACACCACTTAAAGCTTTTACATTTAACGGGAAACTTTATGGAATCCCATATGCATTTGATGGGCCCGCATTGGTTTACAACAAAGATTATGTTGAAGAACCACCAAAAACATTTGATGAACTTATTGAACTTGCAAAGCAAATTCAAGATGAATACGAAGGGGAAGTAAGAGGATTTGTTTACGATTTTAAAAACTTCTATTTCAGTAGTTTCGCTATTTTTGGATATGGCGGATATGTGTTTGGAGAAAAAGATGGTAAAGTTAATGTAAAAGATATAGGACTTGCTAATGAAGGAGCAATTAAAGGATTGTCATTGATTAAAAAGCTTGTTGATGAAGGAATTCTTGAATCTGGAGATAATTACAATGTTATGGACGGACTTTTCAAAGATGGGCAAGCAGCTATGATAATCAATGGTCCATGGGCAGTTCCTGGTTGGAGAGAAGCAGGAATTGATTTTGGAGTAGCTCCAATTCCTCAACTTGAACCTGGAGTTAATCCGAAACCATTCTTTGGTGCACAAGGATTTATGGTTAACGCAAAGAGCCCAAATAAACTTTATGCAATTGAATTTTTAACCAAATTTATTGCAACAAAAGATGTAATGTACAGGATTTACCTTGCTGATCCAAGGGTACCTTCAAGAAAAGATTTATTACCATTGGTTGATGATGTAACAAAGGCATTTGCAGAATTCTTAGGAAACTATGGTCTTCCAATGCCAAATGTACCTGAAATGGCTGGTGTATGGGGAGCAATGGGAGATGCAATTTCTAAAGCACTTGATCAAGGAATTCCCGTTGAACAAGCTTTGAAAGAAGCTGTTGATACAATATTGGCAGGTATAAAATAA
- a CDS encoding ATP-dependent Clp protease ATP-binding subunit: protein MFDLNDYTENGQRVLMSVSDILKRYKQNQMSSEHILLAILEDDENAAKDILKYLKIDLSELKSEIETFISRYGVKAAAPTGQIFITPDARHVIEEAKKEAKRMGDEKIGTDHLLLAMTLLPESMTFRILSRYGVTQDRIYQAIKELRTSGEISEDENADVIAKFTEDLTELARKKKLLPVVGREKEIFRMMEILGRKLKNNPVVIGDPGVGKTAIVEGLAQKIVKEDVPEFLKDKRILKLDLARVIAGTKFRGEFEERLKKIVDVVKKSPDIILFIDEIHTVVGAGASEGSVDAANILKPELARGELRCIGATTVEEYRRYIEKDKALERRFQPIYVNEPSVEETINILKGLKSSFEEFHKVKIGEKAIESAAKLAARYITDRFLPDKAVDLIDESASRVKILGGEVVTDEDIAKTVEMWTGIPTGKILETEKEKLRNLEKLIHEKFVDQEEAVKIVASAIRMSRTGIRNEKRPAGVFLFLGPTGVGKTELAKRLADILFGSENTLVRIDMSEYMEKHSVSRLIGAPPGYVGHEEGGQLTEAVRRRPYSVVLLDEIEKANSEIFNILLQVFDDGRLTDGKGNTVDFRNTIIIMTSNVGSELITKAIEENEDTNIPVLIENAVKEKLKPEFLNRLDAIVIFKPLKKEHIEEIVDIYVKELNSKLKGQGITVLVDETAKKYLAEFGYVPTMGARPLRRLFENTIEFTISDLIINEKIKSGNKIIFKAINNNIVYEIE, encoded by the coding sequence TTGTTTGATTTGAACGATTATACTGAAAATGGTCAAAGAGTATTAATGTCTGTTTCTGACATTTTGAAAAGATATAAACAAAATCAAATGTCGTCAGAGCATATTCTTCTAGCGATTTTAGAAGATGACGAAAACGCTGCGAAAGACATTTTAAAGTATTTAAAAATTGATTTAAGTGAATTAAAATCTGAAATAGAAACTTTTATTTCAAGATATGGAGTAAAAGCAGCAGCCCCTACTGGACAAATATTTATAACACCTGATGCGAGGCATGTAATAGAAGAAGCAAAAAAAGAAGCTAAAAGAATGGGGGATGAGAAAATAGGGACCGATCATCTTCTTTTAGCAATGACACTTTTACCAGAGAGTATGACTTTTAGAATATTGTCTAGATATGGAGTTACGCAAGATAGGATTTACCAGGCTATAAAGGAATTAAGAACCTCGGGTGAAATTTCTGAGGATGAAAATGCTGATGTTATAGCTAAATTTACGGAGGATTTAACAGAACTTGCACGTAAAAAAAAGCTGTTACCTGTTGTTGGCAGGGAAAAAGAGATTTTTAGGATGATGGAAATTTTAGGAAGAAAATTAAAGAACAATCCGGTAGTTATAGGTGATCCTGGTGTTGGTAAAACTGCTATTGTTGAAGGACTTGCACAGAAAATTGTAAAAGAAGATGTTCCAGAGTTTTTAAAGGATAAGAGAATATTAAAACTCGATTTAGCAAGGGTGATTGCAGGCACAAAATTTAGGGGGGAATTTGAAGAAAGATTAAAAAAAATAGTAGATGTGGTCAAAAAGTCACCGGATATAATTCTTTTCATAGATGAAATTCATACCGTTGTTGGTGCAGGTGCCTCCGAAGGTTCAGTAGATGCTGCAAATATTTTGAAACCGGAATTAGCAAGAGGGGAGTTAAGGTGTATTGGAGCAACTACGGTGGAAGAATATAGAAGGTATATTGAAAAAGACAAAGCCCTTGAAAGAAGATTCCAACCTATATATGTTAATGAACCAAGTGTTGAGGAAACTATAAATATTTTGAAGGGTTTGAAAAGTTCTTTTGAAGAATTTCATAAAGTGAAGATAGGAGAAAAGGCAATAGAATCTGCTGCAAAGTTAGCTGCAAGATACATTACAGATAGATTTTTGCCAGATAAAGCTGTGGATTTGATTGATGAATCAGCCTCGAGAGTGAAGATATTAGGTGGTGAGGTAGTCACAGATGAGGATATTGCTAAGACTGTTGAAATGTGGACTGGTATACCGACCGGAAAAATTTTAGAAACGGAAAAAGAAAAATTAAGAAACCTTGAAAAACTAATCCATGAAAAGTTTGTTGATCAGGAAGAAGCAGTTAAAATTGTTGCAAGTGCTATTAGAATGTCACGAACAGGTATACGAAATGAAAAAAGGCCAGCAGGTGTATTTTTGTTTTTAGGACCAACTGGAGTTGGTAAAACTGAGCTTGCAAAAAGATTGGCAGATATTTTATTTGGTTCTGAGAACACTTTAGTAAGAATTGATATGAGTGAATATATGGAAAAACATTCGGTGTCAAGACTTATAGGAGCACCACCAGGATACGTAGGTCATGAAGAAGGAGGTCAATTAACTGAAGCAGTTAGAAGGAGACCTTATAGTGTTGTTTTATTAGATGAAATTGAAAAAGCAAACTCTGAAATATTTAACATTTTGCTTCAAGTTTTTGATGATGGTAGACTCACAGATGGAAAAGGAAACACAGTTGATTTTAGAAATACAATAATAATAATGACAAGTAATGTAGGAAGTGAACTGATTACAAAAGCTATTGAAGAAAATGAGGATACAAATATCCCTGTCCTTATAGAAAATGCGGTAAAGGAAAAGCTAAAACCAGAATTTTTAAATAGACTTGATGCTATAGTTATTTTTAAACCCCTTAAAAAGGAACATATTGAGGAGATTGTTGATATTTATGTCAAGGAATTAAATAGTAAACTCAAAGGACAGGGTATAACAGTTTTGGTAGATGAAACGGCCAAAAAATATCTTGCCGAATTTGGTTATGTTCCAACAATGGGCGCAAGACCATTGCGACGGCTATTTGAAAATACAATAGAATTTACAATTTCAGATTTGATAATAAATGAAAAAATAAAAAGTGGGAATAAGATTATATTTAAGGCTATAAATAATAATATTGTTTATGAAATTGAATAA
- the iadA gene encoding beta-aspartyl-peptidase, giving the protein MIKLLKNGIVYTPKYLGRRDILILGEKIGLVEKEINIATFPLEIETYDLTGKTVVPGFIDSHVHLTGGGGEGGYSTRTPEINLSQLIEGGITTVIGCLGTDGITRSLENLYAKAKALDEEGITTLIFTGSYAVPPVTFTGSIVKDIVLIDKVVGVGEIAISDHRSTQPTLEEIKKIASNARLGGLLSGKAGIVNFHVGAGERGIDYLFEIVLKSEIPITNLYPTHMNRNEKLLFQGIEFAKMGGYFDLTTSTSTEEGKIKTVKFLKECYENRVIDKVTLTSDGQGSLPKFDEEGKFVGLKIGEVTSLFDIVKTSVEKSYLPLEEALKTITLNPSKVLKLKTKGKVERNFDADLVILDKDFEIDGVISRGNFLMYEKKLLKRGTFET; this is encoded by the coding sequence ATGATTAAGTTGTTAAAAAATGGGATAGTTTATACTCCAAAATATTTGGGAAGAAGAGATATATTGATCTTAGGTGAAAAGATAGGATTAGTTGAGAAGGAAATAAATATTGCAACCTTTCCTTTGGAAATTGAAACATATGATTTGACCGGTAAAACAGTAGTTCCAGGATTTATTGATAGTCATGTGCACTTAACAGGCGGAGGAGGTGAAGGAGGATATTCGACGAGAACTCCTGAGATAAACTTAAGTCAATTAATAGAAGGAGGAATTACCACCGTAATTGGATGTCTTGGAACAGATGGGATTACAAGAAGTCTAGAGAATTTATATGCTAAAGCAAAAGCTTTAGATGAAGAAGGAATAACAACATTAATTTTTACTGGTTCATATGCCGTTCCTCCAGTTACTTTTACTGGAAGTATTGTGAAGGACATAGTATTAATAGATAAGGTTGTAGGTGTAGGAGAGATAGCAATTTCCGATCATAGATCAACACAGCCAACCTTAGAAGAGATAAAAAAAATAGCCTCGAATGCAAGGTTAGGTGGCCTACTTTCTGGGAAAGCAGGTATTGTTAATTTTCATGTTGGGGCAGGAGAGCGAGGAATAGATTATTTATTTGAAATAGTATTAAAATCTGAGATACCAATTACCAATTTATATCCAACTCATATGAATCGTAATGAAAAATTATTATTTCAAGGAATAGAATTTGCAAAAATGGGAGGATATTTTGATTTAACGACAAGCACATCAACTGAAGAAGGAAAAATCAAAACGGTAAAATTTCTAAAGGAATGTTATGAAAATAGGGTTATAGACAAAGTAACATTAACATCGGACGGTCAAGGTAGTCTACCTAAATTTGATGAAGAAGGGAAATTCGTAGGATTAAAAATAGGTGAAGTTACTTCTTTATTTGATATAGTAAAAACAAGTGTTGAAAAAAGCTATTTGCCTTTAGAAGAAGCATTAAAAACAATTACACTTAACCCTTCAAAAGTGTTGAAGTTAAAAACAAAAGGAAAAGTTGAGAGAAATTTTGATGCGGACTTGGTGATTTTGGATAAAGATTTTGAAATAGATGGTGTTATAAGTCGAGGTAATTTTTTAATGTATGAAAAAAAGCTATTAAAAAGAGGTACTTTTGAGACTTAA
- a CDS encoding CPBP family intramembrane glutamic endopeptidase, producing the protein MNILISFAIVFIIIFLYIIIIKKISNKLYKLITRDIFKIQIILVPITILYSIIFAYFLKINFVEMGIQIGDYKKGLTFVSIFGLPIFILTYIFAKLTKKSELNDLKYLTINSKWQMIYIWIFVGLTEETFFRGLIQTYLSKSIEGSFMKISYSVIITSVIFSLFHILNVKNKNETLKAFLQLFPTRFLISLILGYTFQISKSLIYPIIIHNLIDVITFSTIKKTINN; encoded by the coding sequence ATGAACATTCTTATTTCTTTTGCTATTGTTTTTATTATAATATTTCTTTACATTATAATCATTAAAAAAATTTCAAATAAGTTGTATAAATTAATTACACGAGATATTTTTAAAATTCAAATTATTCTAGTCCCCATAACTATATTATACTCTATAATATTTGCTTATTTTTTAAAAATAAATTTTGTAGAAATGGGAATTCAAATAGGTGATTATAAAAAAGGTTTAACTTTTGTTAGCATTTTTGGGTTACCAATCTTTATTTTGACATATATCTTTGCAAAATTAACTAAAAAAAGCGAGTTAAATGATCTTAAATATTTAACAATAAATTCAAAATGGCAAATGATTTATATTTGGATTTTTGTTGGTTTAACTGAAGAAACTTTTTTCAGGGGATTAATACAAACATATCTTAGCAAAAGTATTGAAGGAAGTTTTATGAAAATCTCATATTCTGTTATTATAACAAGTGTTATATTCTCCCTATTTCATATTTTAAATGTTAAAAACAAAAATGAGACATTAAAGGCATTTTTGCAACTCTTTCCTACTAGGTTTTTAATTTCACTAATTCTTGGCTACACTTTTCAAATATCTAAAAGCCTTATTTATCCAATAATTATTCACAACCTTATCGATGTTATAACATTTTCAACAATTAAAAAAACTATTAACAATTAA
- a CDS encoding NifB/NifX family molybdenum-iron cluster-binding protein, whose product MKIALPVVENRGANSLISEHFGHAPFFAFVKIDEGKIEINIEKNPLEEHNPGEIPEYLKNQGVNLIIVRGIGQRAISFFNQFGIEVIRGANGTVEKLIQQYLEGKLRNINYEVKEKFHKH is encoded by the coding sequence ATGAAAATAGCTCTACCTGTAGTTGAGAATAGAGGTGCTAATTCTTTAATATCTGAACATTTTGGGCATGCTCCATTTTTTGCATTTGTAAAAATAGACGAAGGAAAGATCGAAATAAATATCGAGAAAAACCCTTTAGAAGAACACAACCCCGGCGAAATACCAGAATATTTAAAAAATCAAGGAGTTAATTTAATAATTGTTCGTGGTATAGGGCAAAGGGCTATTTCGTTTTTTAACCAATTTGGCATTGAAGTAATACGCGGGGCTAATGGTACAGTTGAAAAGCTTATTCAACAATATCTTGAAGGGAAACTTAGAAATATAAATTATGAAGTAAAAGAAAAATTTCATAAACATTAA